In one Trichosurus vulpecula isolate mTriVul1 chromosome 8, mTriVul1.pri, whole genome shotgun sequence genomic region, the following are encoded:
- the LOC118829746 gene encoding olfactory receptor 4Q3-like — MKIGNDSRVTEFVLLGLSSTWELQLFLFLIFSMFYMGIVLGNILIIMTVKADGHLLQSPMYFFLAHLSFIDLCLGCVAVPKMLGDFLHQRKTISFPGCLAQIYFLHFFGASEMFLLTVMAYDRYVAICNPLHYLTVMRRQLCFNLVFASWCGGFLHSITQVVLVVQLPFCGPNELDNFYCDVPQVIKLACMDTYVIEVLMVSNSGLLSLICFLVLLLSYAVILTTLRTHFRQGQSKALSTCASHLTVVSLIFVPCVFIYLRPFCSFPVDKVFSVFYTVITPILNPLIYTLRNAEMKAAMRKLMKKYAVSCCLAKR; from the coding sequence ATGAAAATAGGGAATGACTCAAGAGTAACGGAATTTGTCCTTCTGGGCCTGTCATCCACCTGGGAGTTGCAGTTATTCCTCTTCTTGATCTTCTCCATGTTCTACATGGGTATTGTCCTGGGAAATATCTTGATAATAATGACTGTGAAGGCTGATGGCCACCTGCTCCAGTCTCCAATGTACTTTTTCTTGGCCCATCTCTCTTTTATTGACCTGTGCTTGGGCTGTGTAGCAGTGCCCAAGATGCTGGGGGATTTTCTGCACCAGAGAAAGACTATATCCTTCCCTGGATGCCTGGCCCAGATTTACTTCCTTCACTTCTTTGGGGCCAGTGAGATGTTTCTGTTGACAGTCATGGCCTACGATAGATATGTTGCCATATGCAATCCTTTACACTACTTGACGGTAATGCGCCGTCAACTATGCTTCAATTTGGTTTTTGCCTCCTGGTGTGGAGGCTTCCTGCACTCTATTACACAGGTTGTGCTGGTAGTCCAGCTGCCCTTTTGTGGTCCAAATGAGCTGGATAACTTCTACTGTGATGTCCCACAGGTGATCAAGCTTGCTTGCATGGATACATATGTAATAGAGGTGCTCATGGTCTCCAACAGTGGCTTGCTTTCACTCATCTGCTTCTTGGTCCTACTATTATCTTATGCTGTCATCCTAACCACCTTGAGAACACACTTTCGCCAGGGTCAGAGCAAGGCACTCTCCACTTGTGCTTCCCACCTGACTGTGGTCAGTCTGATCTTTGTGCCTTGTGTCTTCATCTACTTACGgcctttctgttctttcccagtGGACAAGGTGTTCTCTGTCTTCTACACAGTGATCACTcctatattgaatcctctcatctATACCCTTCGAAATGCTGAGATGAAGGCAGCTATGAGGAAGTTGATGAAAAAGTATGCAGTTTCCTGCTGTCTGGCTAAAAGgtga